One stretch of Kogia breviceps isolate mKogBre1 chromosome 18, mKogBre1 haplotype 1, whole genome shotgun sequence DNA includes these proteins:
- the LOC131744801 gene encoding zinc finger protein 549-like isoform X3, whose product MLENLSLIASLGCWRAVGTEEATSEQCVSVEQVTQDRNPNPDLSILKTLTSDTGTLVEKDVLYLAEHQGVHPGLKPSSSGACGKMFTSHLQQHQKQPSGEKHLRREENGALLVTSCKVFLPDNMFTCGEVEKAFLGSLGFPQHQPSHDGQHPRRSRQSREVSHPGQGHYECSECGKAFSKKYKFTEHLRVHTGEKPYGCSDCGKFFRLRGGLSHHRRVHTGEKPFDCSKCGKVFIYKCKLVQHQRVHTGERPYECNECGKAYARKDSLVQHQKVHTGEKPHKCSECGKLFLYRNKLLVHQRIHTGEKPFKCTKCGKSFSYKTSLIIHQRTHTGERPHMCSECGKAYVNKKSLIVHQRIHNGEKVYGCKKCGNFFISSFALNKHQSVHTAQRRYECSECGKAFKRKIRLAEHQRIHTGERPYECNECGKAFKLKNTLVSHRNVHSRTKPFQCSECGKPYSNKTSLAVHQRIHTGVKPFQCNECGKPYSYRTSLIVHQRIHTGERPYECSSLYVAPSS is encoded by the exons ATGCTGGAGAACCTGTCACTTATAGCCTCCCTGG GGTGTTGGCGTGCAGTAGGTACTGAGGAGGCCACTTCTGAACAATGTGTTTCTGTAGAACAAGTGACACAAGACAGGAATCCAAATCCAGACCTATCTATCCTGAAGACTCTTACTTCAGATACGGGTACCCTGGTAGAGAAAGACGTTTTGTACCTGGCTGAGCACCAAGGAGTGCATCCTGGGCTGAAACCATCCTCTTCTGGGGCTTGTGGGAAAATGTTCACTTCTCATCTACAACAGCACCAGAAGCAGCCCAGTGGAGAGAAACACCTCAGAAGGGAAGAGAATGGGGCCTTGCTTGTGACAAGCTGCAAAGTCTTTTTACCCGACAATATGTTCACATGCGGAGAGGTTGAGAAGGCTTTCCTAGGCAGCTTGGGCTTTCCCCAGCACCAGCCCTCCCACGATGGACAGCATCCACGTAGAAGCAGGCAGAGCAGGGAGGTCTCTCACCCTGGGCAAGGGCATTATGAGTGCAGCGAATGTGGCAAAGCCTTCAGTAAGAAGTATAAATTCACGGAGCACCTgagagttcacactggagaaaaaccTTATGGGTGCAGCGACTGCGGGAAGTTCTTCAGACTCAGGGGGGGTCTTTCTCATCATCGGAGAGTTCACACAGGAGAAAAGCCTTTTGACTGCAGTAAATGTGGCAAAGTCTTCATCTACAAATGTAAACTTGTTCAGCACCAAAGAGTCCACACTGGAGAAAGACCCTATGAGTGTAACGAATGTGGGAAAGCCTATGCCCGCAAGGATTCACTTGTCCAGCACCAAAAggtccacactggagagaaacctcataaatgcagtgaatgtgggaagcTCTTCCTTTACAGAAATAAACTTCTTGTGCACCAGAGGATCCATACTGGAGAAAAGCCTTTCAAGTGCACCAAATGTGGGAAGTCCTTCAGTTATAAAACCAGTCTTATTATCCACCAGAGAACCCACACTGGAGAAAGACCTCATATGTGCAGTGAGTGTGGGAAAGCCTATGTCAACAAAAAAAGTCTTATTGTACACCAGAGAATTCACAATGGAGAAAAAGTTTATGGGTGTAAGAAATGTGGGAACTTCTTTATAAGCAGCTTTGCCCTCAATAAACACCAGAGTGTTCACACTGCACAAAGGCGTTATGAGTGCAGCgaatgtgggaaagctttcaAGAGGAAAATCAGACTTGCTGAGCACCAGAGAATCCACACTGGAGAAAGACCCTATGagtgtaatgaatgtgggaaagccttcaagCTAAAGAATACACTTGTTAGCCACCGAAATGTCCACAGTAGAACAAAGCCTTTtcagtgcagtgaatgtgggaagcCCTACAGTAACAAAACAAGTCTTGCTGTCCACCAGAGAATCCACACTGGAGTAAAGCCTTTTCAGTGCAATGAATGTGGGAAGCCTTACAGTTACAGAACAAGTCTTATTGTCCACCAGAGAATCCACAccggagaaaggccttatgagtgtaGTTCTTTGTATGTAGCTCCAAGCtcataa
- the LOC131744801 gene encoding zinc finger protein 549-like isoform X2, which produces MVAAAFMVPGQGHVIFEDVAVSFSQEEWGLLNDAQRLLYCDVMLENLSLIASLGCWRAVGTEEATSEQCVSVEQVTQDRNPNPDLSILKTLTSDTGTLVEKDVLYLAEHQGVHPGLKPSSSGACGKMFTSHLQQHQKQPSGEKHLRREENGALLVTSCKVFLPDNMFTCGEVEKAFLGSLGFPQHQPSHDGQHPRRSRQSREVSHPGQGHYECSECGKAFSKKYKFTEHLRVHTGEKPYGCSDCGKFFRLRGGLSHHRRVHTGEKPFDCSKCGKVFIYKCKLVQHQRVHTGERPYECNECGKAYARKDSLVQHQKVHTGEKPHKCSECGKLFLYRNKLLVHQRIHTGEKPFKCTKCGKSFSYKTSLIIHQRTHTGERPHMCSECGKAYVNKKSLIVHQRIHNGEKVYGCKKCGNFFISSFALNKHQSVHTAQRRYECSECGKAFKRKIRLAEHQRIHTGERPYECNECGKAFKLKNTLVSHRNVHSRTKPFQCSECGKPYSNKTSLAVHQRIHTGVKPFQCNECGKPYSYRTSLIVHQRIHTGERPYECSSLYVAPSS; this is translated from the exons ATGGTAGCAGCAGCATTTATGGTCCCTGGACAG GGCCATGTGATCTTTGAGGATGTGGCTGTGTCCTTCTCCCAGGAGGAATGGGGTCTCCTTAACGATGCTCAGAGACTCCTGTACTGTGACGTGATGCTGGAGAACCTGTCACTTATAGCCTCCCTGG GGTGTTGGCGTGCAGTAGGTACTGAGGAGGCCACTTCTGAACAATGTGTTTCTGTAGAACAAGTGACACAAGACAGGAATCCAAATCCAGACCTATCTATCCTGAAGACTCTTACTTCAGATACGGGTACCCTGGTAGAGAAAGACGTTTTGTACCTGGCTGAGCACCAAGGAGTGCATCCTGGGCTGAAACCATCCTCTTCTGGGGCTTGTGGGAAAATGTTCACTTCTCATCTACAACAGCACCAGAAGCAGCCCAGTGGAGAGAAACACCTCAGAAGGGAAGAGAATGGGGCCTTGCTTGTGACAAGCTGCAAAGTCTTTTTACCCGACAATATGTTCACATGCGGAGAGGTTGAGAAGGCTTTCCTAGGCAGCTTGGGCTTTCCCCAGCACCAGCCCTCCCACGATGGACAGCATCCACGTAGAAGCAGGCAGAGCAGGGAGGTCTCTCACCCTGGGCAAGGGCATTATGAGTGCAGCGAATGTGGCAAAGCCTTCAGTAAGAAGTATAAATTCACGGAGCACCTgagagttcacactggagaaaaaccTTATGGGTGCAGCGACTGCGGGAAGTTCTTCAGACTCAGGGGGGGTCTTTCTCATCATCGGAGAGTTCACACAGGAGAAAAGCCTTTTGACTGCAGTAAATGTGGCAAAGTCTTCATCTACAAATGTAAACTTGTTCAGCACCAAAGAGTCCACACTGGAGAAAGACCCTATGAGTGTAACGAATGTGGGAAAGCCTATGCCCGCAAGGATTCACTTGTCCAGCACCAAAAggtccacactggagagaaacctcataaatgcagtgaatgtgggaagcTCTTCCTTTACAGAAATAAACTTCTTGTGCACCAGAGGATCCATACTGGAGAAAAGCCTTTCAAGTGCACCAAATGTGGGAAGTCCTTCAGTTATAAAACCAGTCTTATTATCCACCAGAGAACCCACACTGGAGAAAGACCTCATATGTGCAGTGAGTGTGGGAAAGCCTATGTCAACAAAAAAAGTCTTATTGTACACCAGAGAATTCACAATGGAGAAAAAGTTTATGGGTGTAAGAAATGTGGGAACTTCTTTATAAGCAGCTTTGCCCTCAATAAACACCAGAGTGTTCACACTGCACAAAGGCGTTATGAGTGCAGCgaatgtgggaaagctttcaAGAGGAAAATCAGACTTGCTGAGCACCAGAGAATCCACACTGGAGAAAGACCCTATGagtgtaatgaatgtgggaaagccttcaagCTAAAGAATACACTTGTTAGCCACCGAAATGTCCACAGTAGAACAAAGCCTTTtcagtgcagtgaatgtgggaagcCCTACAGTAACAAAACAAGTCTTGCTGTCCACCAGAGAATCCACACTGGAGTAAAGCCTTTTCAGTGCAATGAATGTGGGAAGCCTTACAGTTACAGAACAAGTCTTATTGTCCACCAGAGAATCCACAccggagaaaggccttatgagtgtaGTTCTTTGTATGTAGCTCCAAGCtcataa
- the LOC131744801 gene encoding zinc finger protein 549-like isoform X1, translating to MSTNAVQDPAQVPMVAAAFMVPGQGHVIFEDVAVSFSQEEWGLLNDAQRLLYCDVMLENLSLIASLGCWRAVGTEEATSEQCVSVEQVTQDRNPNPDLSILKTLTSDTGTLVEKDVLYLAEHQGVHPGLKPSSSGACGKMFTSHLQQHQKQPSGEKHLRREENGALLVTSCKVFLPDNMFTCGEVEKAFLGSLGFPQHQPSHDGQHPRRSRQSREVSHPGQGHYECSECGKAFSKKYKFTEHLRVHTGEKPYGCSDCGKFFRLRGGLSHHRRVHTGEKPFDCSKCGKVFIYKCKLVQHQRVHTGERPYECNECGKAYARKDSLVQHQKVHTGEKPHKCSECGKLFLYRNKLLVHQRIHTGEKPFKCTKCGKSFSYKTSLIIHQRTHTGERPHMCSECGKAYVNKKSLIVHQRIHNGEKVYGCKKCGNFFISSFALNKHQSVHTAQRRYECSECGKAFKRKIRLAEHQRIHTGERPYECNECGKAFKLKNTLVSHRNVHSRTKPFQCSECGKPYSNKTSLAVHQRIHTGVKPFQCNECGKPYSYRTSLIVHQRIHTGERPYECSSLYVAPSS from the exons ATGTCAACCAACGCGGTGCAGGACCCGGCCCAG GTTCCCATGGTAGCAGCAGCATTTATGGTCCCTGGACAG GGCCATGTGATCTTTGAGGATGTGGCTGTGTCCTTCTCCCAGGAGGAATGGGGTCTCCTTAACGATGCTCAGAGACTCCTGTACTGTGACGTGATGCTGGAGAACCTGTCACTTATAGCCTCCCTGG GGTGTTGGCGTGCAGTAGGTACTGAGGAGGCCACTTCTGAACAATGTGTTTCTGTAGAACAAGTGACACAAGACAGGAATCCAAATCCAGACCTATCTATCCTGAAGACTCTTACTTCAGATACGGGTACCCTGGTAGAGAAAGACGTTTTGTACCTGGCTGAGCACCAAGGAGTGCATCCTGGGCTGAAACCATCCTCTTCTGGGGCTTGTGGGAAAATGTTCACTTCTCATCTACAACAGCACCAGAAGCAGCCCAGTGGAGAGAAACACCTCAGAAGGGAAGAGAATGGGGCCTTGCTTGTGACAAGCTGCAAAGTCTTTTTACCCGACAATATGTTCACATGCGGAGAGGTTGAGAAGGCTTTCCTAGGCAGCTTGGGCTTTCCCCAGCACCAGCCCTCCCACGATGGACAGCATCCACGTAGAAGCAGGCAGAGCAGGGAGGTCTCTCACCCTGGGCAAGGGCATTATGAGTGCAGCGAATGTGGCAAAGCCTTCAGTAAGAAGTATAAATTCACGGAGCACCTgagagttcacactggagaaaaaccTTATGGGTGCAGCGACTGCGGGAAGTTCTTCAGACTCAGGGGGGGTCTTTCTCATCATCGGAGAGTTCACACAGGAGAAAAGCCTTTTGACTGCAGTAAATGTGGCAAAGTCTTCATCTACAAATGTAAACTTGTTCAGCACCAAAGAGTCCACACTGGAGAAAGACCCTATGAGTGTAACGAATGTGGGAAAGCCTATGCCCGCAAGGATTCACTTGTCCAGCACCAAAAggtccacactggagagaaacctcataaatgcagtgaatgtgggaagcTCTTCCTTTACAGAAATAAACTTCTTGTGCACCAGAGGATCCATACTGGAGAAAAGCCTTTCAAGTGCACCAAATGTGGGAAGTCCTTCAGTTATAAAACCAGTCTTATTATCCACCAGAGAACCCACACTGGAGAAAGACCTCATATGTGCAGTGAGTGTGGGAAAGCCTATGTCAACAAAAAAAGTCTTATTGTACACCAGAGAATTCACAATGGAGAAAAAGTTTATGGGTGTAAGAAATGTGGGAACTTCTTTATAAGCAGCTTTGCCCTCAATAAACACCAGAGTGTTCACACTGCACAAAGGCGTTATGAGTGCAGCgaatgtgggaaagctttcaAGAGGAAAATCAGACTTGCTGAGCACCAGAGAATCCACACTGGAGAAAGACCCTATGagtgtaatgaatgtgggaaagccttcaagCTAAAGAATACACTTGTTAGCCACCGAAATGTCCACAGTAGAACAAAGCCTTTtcagtgcagtgaatgtgggaagcCCTACAGTAACAAAACAAGTCTTGCTGTCCACCAGAGAATCCACACTGGAGTAAAGCCTTTTCAGTGCAATGAATGTGGGAAGCCTTACAGTTACAGAACAAGTCTTATTGTCCACCAGAGAATCCACAccggagaaaggccttatgagtgtaGTTCTTTGTATGTAGCTCCAAGCtcataa